Proteins encoded together in one Variovorax paradoxus window:
- a CDS encoding MxaK protein: MKRRTVHLVFGVLSLCCVGVAMERGLRLRQATGLNAEIARIAAAPVGKDAAPAPVSAPRQLQLAQALALSKAGAHDAALKGYAALIQSGERDPVAQQAMFNLGNMYLRQGMAQEAGALPLFELGKQRLRDLLRAAPQDWDARYNLERALRLAPEDQEAFSAEQQPAHEQRRVRVPGFVAGDLP, translated from the coding sequence ATGAAGCGGCGTACCGTTCACCTGGTGTTCGGCGTGTTGAGCCTGTGCTGCGTTGGCGTGGCAATGGAGCGCGGGTTGCGCCTGCGCCAGGCAACCGGCTTGAACGCCGAAATCGCCCGCATCGCTGCGGCCCCGGTGGGCAAGGATGCAGCGCCCGCACCCGTTTCAGCGCCGCGCCAGTTGCAGTTGGCGCAAGCGCTGGCGCTTTCGAAAGCCGGCGCGCACGATGCGGCGCTCAAGGGCTATGCGGCGCTCATCCAGAGCGGCGAGCGCGACCCCGTTGCGCAGCAGGCCATGTTCAACCTGGGCAACATGTACCTGCGCCAGGGCATGGCGCAAGAAGCGGGTGCCCTGCCCCTCTTCGAACTGGGCAAGCAGCGCCTGCGCGACCTGCTGCGGGCCGCACCGCAAGACTGGGACGCTCGCTACAACCTGGAGCGTGCGCTGCGCCTGGCGCCCGAGGACCAGGAAGCCTTTTCAGCCGAGCAGCAACCGGCGCACGAGCAGCGGCGGGTGCGGGTGCCGGGCTTCGTCGCCGGAGACTTGCCGTGA
- a CDS encoding vWA domain-containing protein → MRFDLAQPWMLVLLPLALLPLLRRRSDTLGFSYLAWLPADRIGRLVGFLWRAFAVGAMAFTVLGLAGPGQSGAVVERAGRGAEVLILMDRSSSMDATVHTNGLQTAGRMSQEPKAKVVRDLLSEFVAKRPDNRFAFMTFSTVPIVAVPFTQKTDTVQAALAATAIGRGLPETRMGAALLAAIEEFEGRSYSGSRVILIVSDGGAQLDEATRQRVNAGLAREKIGLYWIYVRSGPNSPNLNTESASAYGLGEELALHQFFKTLGTPYRLYQVDDSNAMAAAMAEIDRQQNFPLTIHERVPRRDHGAAFYIAAMLCCAGLLACRAVQLQSWRKNA, encoded by the coding sequence ATGCGATTCGACCTTGCCCAACCCTGGATGCTCGTGCTGCTGCCGCTTGCGCTGCTGCCGCTGCTGCGCAGGCGCAGCGACACGCTGGGCTTTTCGTACCTGGCGTGGCTGCCGGCGGATCGCATCGGCCGCCTCGTGGGCTTTCTGTGGCGCGCGTTCGCGGTGGGTGCCATGGCTTTTACCGTGCTCGGCCTTGCGGGGCCCGGCCAATCGGGTGCGGTGGTGGAGCGTGCCGGCCGCGGCGCGGAGGTGCTCATTCTCATGGACCGCAGCAGCAGCATGGATGCGACGGTACACACCAACGGCCTGCAGACGGCAGGCCGCATGTCGCAGGAGCCCAAGGCCAAGGTCGTGCGCGACCTGCTGAGCGAATTCGTTGCCAAGCGGCCCGACAACCGCTTCGCTTTCATGACCTTCAGCACGGTGCCGATCGTCGCGGTGCCGTTCACGCAGAAAACAGACACCGTGCAGGCTGCACTCGCCGCCACCGCCATTGGCCGCGGCCTGCCCGAAACACGCATGGGCGCCGCACTGCTGGCGGCGATCGAAGAGTTCGAAGGCCGCAGCTATTCAGGAAGCCGCGTGATCCTGATCGTTTCGGACGGCGGAGCCCAGCTCGACGAGGCGACGCGCCAGCGCGTGAATGCCGGCCTTGCGCGCGAGAAGATCGGCCTGTACTGGATCTATGTACGCAGCGGCCCGAACTCGCCCAATCTCAACACCGAGTCGGCCTCGGCCTATGGTCTGGGCGAAGAACTGGCGCTGCACCAGTTCTTCAAGACGCTGGGCACACCCTACCGGCTCTACCAGGTGGACGACTCCAATGCCATGGCGGCTGCCATGGCCGAGATCGACCGTCAGCAGAATTTTCCGCTGACGATTCATGAGCGCGTGCCGCGGCGGGACCACGGCGCGGCCTTCTATATTGCGGCCATGCTGTGCTGCGCGGGCCTGCTCGCCTGCCGCGCGGTCCAGCTGCAAAGCTGGCGAAAGAACGCATGA
- a CDS encoding calcium incorporation protein MxaA — protein sequence MNRLRAAVLVLAMAAAGACTAATATVEQPRAFGHVIGDVLTQRVLLEQAGRPVQPGALPSAARIDLWLERRPSRIETDAERRRWLAIDYQVINAPRALTAISLPALDIATASGDALAVPAWPVSIGPLTPLEVQAQGDLQPLRPDRPVAALSTYAVEQHLKFSLLALLAVVAAWLGWWAWRNRSEAQQLPFASACRELKRIGDPGSPEAWRVVHRALNRSAGRVVHGASLPQLLVAVPYLQPLQPRLEDFFRESTRRFFFAESAAAASARPQGAYPLKPLCRALRNAEKRHRH from the coding sequence ATGAACCGGCTCCGTGCGGCCGTGCTGGTGCTGGCCATGGCTGCAGCCGGAGCGTGCACGGCGGCAACCGCCACCGTCGAGCAGCCGCGCGCCTTCGGCCACGTGATCGGCGACGTTCTCACCCAGCGCGTGCTGCTGGAGCAGGCCGGCCGGCCGGTGCAGCCCGGTGCGCTTCCCAGCGCCGCGCGCATCGACCTCTGGCTGGAGCGAAGGCCCTCGCGCATCGAGACCGATGCCGAGAGGCGGCGCTGGCTGGCCATCGACTACCAGGTCATCAATGCGCCGCGCGCGCTCACCGCCATTTCGCTGCCCGCGCTCGACATTGCGACCGCGTCGGGCGACGCACTGGCGGTGCCCGCGTGGCCGGTGAGCATCGGGCCGCTCACGCCGCTCGAAGTGCAGGCGCAAGGCGATCTGCAACCGCTGCGACCCGATCGGCCGGTGGCCGCGCTTTCTACCTACGCCGTCGAGCAGCACCTGAAGTTTTCGCTTCTTGCGCTGCTGGCGGTGGTGGCGGCCTGGCTCGGCTGGTGGGCATGGCGCAACAGGAGCGAAGCGCAGCAGCTTCCGTTTGCAAGCGCCTGCCGCGAGCTCAAGCGAATCGGCGACCCCGGCAGCCCGGAAGCTTGGCGCGTGGTGCACCGTGCGCTCAACCGCAGCGCCGGCCGCGTGGTGCACGGCGCCAGCCTGCCGCAGCTGCTTGTGGCGGTGCCCTACCTGCAGCCGCTGCAGCCGCGCCTCGAGGATTTCTTCCGTGAATCCACGCGGCGCTTCTTCTTTGCCGAGAGCGCCGCGGCCGCGTCGGCGCGACCACAGGGCGCCTACCCGCTCAAGCCGCTCTGCCGTGCGCTGCGCAACGCCGAAAAGCGCCACCGGCACTGA
- a CDS encoding DUF58 domain-containing protein, whose protein sequence is MERIDEFHYQLPRRFGGWRPGAQRGLSQGSGQEFAAHRRLFDHPDPRRIDLRASVRDGRGDWLVRIHRLRVAIPVHVVVDVSASMHFGAERRKLDVVADLVEALGYSAFRAGDTVGLLAFDQREREDLFVPARHSRGNGSLMARMLRECHATPGAPPTDDWALTGLQRATERLVGRGGLVFLASDFHWSIDALGELLAQFAPACVVPLVVWDPAEMEPPDARALVALSDAETGVRRSLWMRESLRTRWRESVARRRAELTALFNAHGMPPFQLNGRFDAEALTRYFMETTA, encoded by the coding sequence ATGGAGCGCATCGACGAATTCCACTATCAGCTGCCGCGCCGCTTCGGCGGCTGGCGCCCGGGTGCGCAGCGCGGGCTGAGCCAGGGCAGCGGGCAGGAGTTTGCGGCGCACCGGCGCTTGTTCGACCACCCCGATCCGCGCCGCATCGACCTGCGCGCCAGCGTGCGCGACGGCCGCGGCGACTGGCTGGTGCGCATCCATCGCCTTCGGGTCGCCATTCCCGTGCATGTGGTGGTGGACGTGTCGGCGTCCATGCACTTTGGCGCCGAGCGGCGCAAGCTCGACGTGGTGGCCGACCTGGTGGAGGCGCTGGGCTACAGCGCGTTTCGCGCGGGCGACACGGTCGGCCTGTTGGCTTTTGACCAGCGCGAGCGCGAAGACCTTTTTGTGCCCGCACGCCACAGCCGCGGCAACGGCAGCCTGATGGCGCGGATGCTGCGCGAATGCCATGCAACGCCCGGCGCGCCGCCCACCGACGACTGGGCGCTGACGGGCCTGCAGCGCGCCACCGAGCGCCTGGTGGGCCGCGGCGGGCTGGTGTTTCTGGCGTCCGACTTTCACTGGTCGATCGACGCACTCGGCGAGCTGCTTGCGCAGTTCGCGCCGGCCTGCGTCGTTCCGCTGGTGGTGTGGGACCCGGCGGAGATGGAACCGCCCGACGCGCGCGCACTGGTTGCCCTGAGCGATGCCGAAACCGGCGTGCGGCGCAGCCTGTGGATGCGCGAATCGCTGCGCACCCGGTGGCGCGAATCGGTCGCAAGGCGTCGCGCCGAACTCACCGCCTTGTTCAACGCGCACGGCATGCCGCCCTTTCAGCTGAACGGCCGCTTCGACGCCGAAGCACTCACGCGGTACTTCATGGAGACGACGGCATGA
- a CDS encoding AAA family ATPase, with the protein MGSQEQLEDWRRLALRVESEVAKAVIGQTETIRLINVALFARGHVLLEGDVGVGKTTVLRAFSRAIGGDFERVEGTVDLMPGDLVYHTYVDAQGRPRIDPGPLLRHGERLVTFFFNEINRARPQVQSLLLRAMAERTVSAFDREYSFPHMTVFADRNKVEREETFELASAARDRFMFELNMPKPSDRAIRQSLVFDTAYHDTESLIDKVAPAILPWDRLNAIAAEVQRSVRASETIERYVLDVWEATEVPQKFGIRLDNVDMDRLILAGASPRGMSALLRAARTVAWLEGRSHLEPADLAAVLPSVLGHRVFFTPVYELRRAELSEALVSQIMDRIAAP; encoded by the coding sequence ATGGGCTCCCAGGAACAACTCGAAGACTGGCGGCGCCTTGCGCTGCGCGTGGAGAGCGAAGTCGCCAAGGCGGTCATCGGGCAGACCGAGACGATTCGCCTCATCAACGTGGCGCTGTTCGCGCGCGGCCATGTGCTGCTCGAGGGCGACGTGGGCGTGGGCAAGACGACGGTGCTGCGCGCTTTCTCGCGCGCCATCGGCGGCGATTTCGAGCGGGTGGAAGGCACGGTCGACCTGATGCCGGGCGACCTGGTCTATCACACCTATGTCGATGCGCAGGGGCGCCCGCGCATCGACCCCGGGCCCTTGCTGCGGCACGGCGAGCGCCTGGTCACCTTCTTCTTCAACGAGATCAACCGGGCTCGGCCGCAGGTGCAGTCACTGCTGCTGCGCGCCATGGCCGAACGCACGGTGTCGGCCTTCGACCGCGAATACAGCTTTCCGCACATGACGGTGTTTGCCGATCGCAACAAGGTCGAGCGCGAAGAAACCTTCGAACTGGCCTCGGCGGCGCGCGACCGCTTCATGTTCGAGCTGAACATGCCCAAGCCGAGCGACCGCGCCATCCGCCAGTCGCTGGTGTTCGATACGGCTTACCACGACACCGAAAGCCTCATCGACAAGGTGGCGCCCGCCATACTGCCGTGGGACCGGCTCAACGCCATTGCCGCAGAGGTGCAGCGCAGCGTGCGCGCCAGCGAGACCATCGAGCGCTATGTGCTCGATGTGTGGGAAGCCACTGAGGTGCCGCAGAAGTTCGGCATCCGGCTCGACAACGTGGACATGGACCGGCTGATTCTTGCCGGCGCCAGCCCCCGCGGCATGAGTGCGCTGCTGCGCGCGGCGCGCACCGTGGCCTGGCTCGAGGGCCGCTCGCACCTGGAGCCGGCCGATCTTGCCGCGGTGCTGCCTTCGGTGCTTGGGCACCGCGTGTTCTTTACGCCGGTGTACGAATTGCGGCGTGCGGAGCTGTCGGAAGCTCTGGTGTCCCAGATCATGGACAGGATTGCGGCGCCTTGA
- a CDS encoding SRPBCC family protein has product MPTHPFSRRTLPVLLASVLLAASASSLAHGPTRQKVSEKVTIEAPADAVWAKIKNFNALKDWHPAVADSPADKGNAEGSVRTVKLKDGGALIETLESYDDAQKKYSYRAKDGGALPVTNYTSTLSVVADGGKSVVEWRGAFYRGYPNNDPPPDKNDEAAIKAVTGVYRGGLANLKKMMEAK; this is encoded by the coding sequence ATGCCGACTCATCCCTTCAGCCGACGAACACTCCCCGTTCTTCTTGCATCCGTTCTGCTGGCCGCATCGGCTTCTAGCCTGGCCCACGGGCCGACACGCCAGAAGGTGAGCGAAAAAGTCACCATCGAGGCGCCGGCCGATGCCGTGTGGGCCAAGATAAAGAACTTCAATGCGCTGAAAGATTGGCACCCAGCCGTGGCCGACAGCCCCGCTGACAAGGGCAATGCCGAAGGGTCGGTTCGCACCGTCAAGCTCAAGGACGGCGGCGCGCTGATCGAAACGCTCGAAAGCTACGACGACGCGCAGAAAAAATACAGCTACCGCGCAAAGGACGGCGGCGCCCTGCCGGTCACCAACTACACCTCAACCCTTTCAGTGGTGGCAGACGGCGGCAAATCCGTCGTCGAGTGGCGCGGCGCCTTCTACCGCGGCTATCCCAACAACGATCCGCCGCCGGACAAGAACGACGAAGCCGCCATCAAGGCCGTGACCGGCGTCTACCGCGGCGGGCTCGCCAATCTCAAGAAGATGATGGAGGCGAAGTAG
- a CDS encoding YncE family protein codes for MAMTGYAAPVRIGLAAMVLCCTSALAAPFAYITNQGSHDVSVIDLASQQVVATVPVGRSPAGVVASSRAGRAFVSNPDGKTISVIDMRRQQVVNTLAAGDGPVGIDISGDGKHLYVADWYSSRLLVFDALAEGASKPLASIAVGRAPAGVAAHSDAATVFVAERDDDSVAVLDARSQRVLARVRVGSHPFALLYDAPRARLYALNVQSNDVSVIDVRDIRRPAVVATVKVGKAPYGAALAQGGALLYVTNQHEDSVSVIDAASLKVLRTLPGFGYPEGIAAHGNRVYVVNWMDDNVQVLDAATGQKLKTIATGQNSRGFGAFIGAPVEH; via the coding sequence ATGGCGATGACGGGTTACGCGGCACCTGTGCGCATCGGGCTTGCAGCCATGGTGCTCTGCTGCACCTCGGCCTTGGCCGCGCCGTTTGCGTACATCACCAACCAGGGCAGCCACGACGTGTCGGTCATCGACCTTGCATCGCAGCAAGTGGTGGCCACCGTGCCTGTGGGCCGGTCGCCCGCGGGCGTGGTGGCGTCCAGCCGCGCGGGCCGGGCCTTCGTCTCCAACCCCGACGGCAAGACGATCTCGGTCATCGACATGCGCCGGCAGCAGGTGGTGAACACGCTGGCCGCCGGAGACGGGCCGGTGGGCATCGACATATCCGGCGACGGAAAGCACCTGTACGTGGCCGACTGGTACAGCAGCCGGCTGCTGGTGTTCGATGCACTGGCCGAAGGCGCCTCGAAGCCGCTCGCCTCCATTGCGGTCGGCCGCGCGCCGGCTGGCGTAGCGGCGCATTCGGATGCCGCCACCGTGTTTGTGGCTGAGCGCGACGACGACAGCGTGGCCGTGCTGGATGCCCGGTCTCAGCGCGTGCTGGCACGGGTGCGCGTCGGCAGCCATCCGTTTGCGCTGCTCTACGACGCGCCGCGCGCCCGGCTCTATGCACTCAATGTGCAGAGCAACGATGTTTCGGTGATCGACGTGCGCGACATTCGCCGGCCGGCCGTGGTTGCAACCGTGAAGGTGGGCAAGGCGCCCTACGGCGCGGCGCTTGCACAAGGCGGCGCGCTGCTGTACGTGACCAACCAGCACGAAGACTCCGTGAGCGTGATCGACGCCGCTTCGCTCAAGGTGCTGCGCACCCTGCCCGGCTTCGGCTACCCCGAAGGCATTGCCGCACATGGCAACCGTGTGTATGTCGTCAACTGGATGGACGACAACGTGCAGGTGCTCGACGCCGCAACCGGACAAAAGCTCAAGACCATTGCCACGGGGCAGAACAGCCGAGGCTTCGGCGCTTTCATCGGCGCGCCAGTGGAGCATTGA
- a CDS encoding substrate-binding domain-containing protein: MTARQRAANPLSVDARLRASLLGLVGLAGAALCCAPLPAQAQETPPRKEFRVCQDPNNMPFSNTKGEGIENRIAELFGKTLGLPVVYYSFPQRLAFFRNTLRFKLPGQDYPCDIVMGVPVGLDEVSVTKPYYRSTYALVFPKGKGMDNVASAEDFLKLDPAKLKSLRIGIYDRSPASQWLNRHGLLEQGIPYKLMSADPAQYPGEIVEKDLAEGKLDAVVVWGPIAGYFARRVKTPALVVVPLKSEKGLRLDYQMAMGVRYGEREWKQQIEGLIESKAPEIQAILKEYGVPLVDASFGAPNN, from the coding sequence ATGACCGCCCGGCAGCGTGCTGCCAACCCCCTTTCGGTCGATGCTCGCCTGCGAGCCAGCCTCCTGGGCCTGGTGGGCCTTGCCGGCGCGGCGCTCTGCTGCGCACCGCTTCCCGCCCAGGCGCAGGAAACGCCTCCGCGCAAGGAGTTTCGCGTTTGCCAGGACCCCAACAACATGCCCTTCTCCAACACCAAGGGAGAAGGCATCGAGAACCGCATTGCCGAGCTGTTCGGCAAGACGCTAGGCCTGCCGGTTGTGTACTACTCGTTTCCTCAGCGCCTGGCCTTCTTTCGCAACACGCTGCGCTTCAAGCTGCCGGGGCAGGACTACCCTTGCGACATCGTGATGGGTGTGCCCGTCGGGCTCGACGAAGTCTCGGTTACCAAGCCCTACTACCGCTCGACCTATGCACTGGTCTTTCCCAAGGGCAAGGGCATGGACAACGTGGCTTCGGCAGAGGACTTCCTGAAGCTCGATCCGGCCAAGCTCAAGTCGCTGCGCATCGGCATCTACGACCGTTCGCCGGCTTCGCAATGGCTCAACCGCCACGGCCTGCTCGAGCAAGGCATTCCCTACAAGCTCATGAGCGCCGACCCCGCGCAATACCCCGGCGAGATCGTCGAGAAGGACCTGGCCGAAGGCAAGCTCGACGCGGTGGTGGTGTGGGGGCCGATTGCCGGCTACTTCGCCCGGCGCGTCAAGACGCCCGCGCTTGTCGTGGTGCCGCTCAAGTCTGAAAAAGGCCTGCGGCTCGACTACCAGATGGCCATGGGCGTGCGCTACGGCGAACGCGAATGGAAGCAGCAGATCGAGGGGCTGATCGAATCGAAGGCGCCCGAGATCCAGGCCATCCTGAAGGAGTACGGCGTTCCGCTGGTCGATGCATCGTTCGGAGCGCCCAACAACTGA
- a CDS encoding c-type cytochrome, giving the protein MKFRSKSTLLPSLVLLAGVACTLAVAAAPDPAPYKVTDGYKVDPETMKGFRTWRSAACDRCHGPNQEGMVGPSLINSLKTMKKEDFIKTVRDGRLDKGMQSFGNNPAVMENINQLYAYLKGRSDGAITRARVEENK; this is encoded by the coding sequence ATGAAATTTCGTAGTAAGTCAACGTTGCTGCCTTCCCTCGTATTGCTTGCCGGCGTCGCCTGCACATTGGCTGTGGCCGCTGCGCCCGACCCCGCGCCCTACAAGGTAACCGACGGCTACAAGGTGGACCCGGAAACCATGAAGGGTTTCCGCACCTGGCGCTCCGCAGCCTGCGACCGTTGCCACGGCCCCAACCAGGAGGGCATGGTCGGCCCGTCGCTGATCAACAGCCTGAAGACCATGAAGAAGGAAGACTTCATCAAGACCGTTCGCGACGGACGGCTCGACAAGGGCATGCAGAGCTTCGGCAACAACCCCGCGGTGATGGAAAACATCAACCAGCTCTATGCCTACCTGAAGGGCCGGTCCGACGGCGCGATCACCCGCGCCCGAGTGGAAGAAAACAAATGA
- a CDS encoding methanol/ethanol family PQQ-dependent dehydrogenase, whose translation MLALPALALANADVEKNIANSKNWATQAGDMFNQRYSKLNQITKSNVGKMQVAWTFSTGVLRGHEGSPLVVDGTMYLHSPFPNKVFAVDVETQKILWKYEPKQDQSVIAVMCCDTVNRGLAYAEGKVFLQQADTTLVALDSKTGKVVWTVKNGDPKVGATNTNAPHVFKDKVITGISGGEFGVRGYLAAYNIKDGKLAWKGFSTGPDEEMLMDPAKTMTWTDGKMAPVGKDSSLKTWKGDQWKIGGGTTWGWYSYDKATNAVYYGTGNPSTWNPAQRPGDNKWSMSIWSRDVDTGKVNWVYQMTPYDEWDFDGINEMILADINVKGKPTKALVHFDRNGFAYTLDRVTGALLVAEKYDPKVNWATHVDMKTGRPQVVAKYSTAQNGADVNTKGVCPAALGSKDQQPASYDPNTKLFYVPTNHVCMDYEPFKVEYTAGQPYVGATLSMYPTPGSHGGMGNFIAWDAGTGKIVQTKAEKFSVWSGSLNTAGGISCYGTLEGYLKCVDAKDINKELFKFKTPSGIIGNVFTYEHKGKQYIGVFSGIGGWAGIGMAAGIDPEKSTEGLGAVGGYKELSQYTELGGSLTVFALPSN comes from the coding sequence ATGTTGGCTCTTCCGGCTTTGGCGCTTGCCAATGCCGATGTAGAGAAAAACATCGCCAACTCCAAGAACTGGGCCACGCAAGCGGGCGATATGTTCAACCAGCGCTACAGCAAGTTGAATCAGATCACCAAGAGCAACGTGGGCAAGATGCAGGTTGCGTGGACGTTCTCCACCGGCGTGCTGCGCGGTCACGAGGGCTCGCCCCTGGTGGTCGACGGCACGATGTACCTGCACTCGCCGTTCCCGAACAAGGTGTTCGCGGTCGACGTCGAAACCCAGAAGATCCTGTGGAAGTACGAACCCAAGCAGGACCAGTCAGTGATCGCGGTGATGTGCTGCGACACGGTGAACCGCGGGCTTGCCTACGCCGAAGGAAAGGTCTTCCTGCAACAGGCCGACACCACGCTGGTTGCACTGGACAGCAAGACCGGCAAGGTCGTGTGGACGGTGAAGAACGGCGATCCGAAGGTTGGCGCCACCAACACCAACGCCCCCCACGTCTTCAAGGACAAGGTGATCACCGGCATCAGCGGCGGCGAGTTCGGCGTACGCGGCTACCTGGCTGCCTACAACATCAAGGACGGCAAGCTGGCCTGGAAGGGCTTCAGCACGGGGCCGGACGAAGAGATGCTGATGGACCCGGCCAAGACCATGACCTGGACCGACGGCAAGATGGCCCCCGTGGGCAAGGACTCTTCGCTGAAGACCTGGAAGGGCGACCAGTGGAAAATCGGCGGCGGCACCACCTGGGGCTGGTACAGCTACGACAAGGCGACCAATGCCGTTTACTACGGCACCGGAAACCCGTCGACCTGGAACCCGGCGCAGCGGCCCGGCGACAACAAGTGGTCGATGAGCATCTGGTCGCGCGACGTCGACACGGGCAAGGTCAACTGGGTGTACCAGATGACGCCGTACGACGAGTGGGACTTCGACGGCATCAACGAAATGATCCTGGCCGACATCAACGTGAAGGGCAAGCCCACCAAGGCGCTGGTGCACTTCGACCGCAACGGCTTTGCCTACACGCTCGACCGCGTGACCGGCGCGCTGCTGGTGGCCGAAAAGTACGACCCCAAGGTGAACTGGGCCACGCACGTCGACATGAAGACCGGCCGCCCGCAAGTGGTTGCCAAGTATTCGACCGCGCAGAACGGCGCCGATGTCAACACCAAGGGCGTTTGCCCCGCAGCACTGGGCAGCAAGGACCAGCAACCCGCCTCGTACGACCCCAACACCAAGCTCTTCTACGTGCCGACGAACCACGTCTGCATGGACTACGAGCCGTTCAAGGTCGAGTACACCGCGGGCCAGCCGTATGTGGGCGCCACGCTGTCGATGTACCCCACGCCGGGCAGCCATGGCGGCATGGGCAACTTCATTGCCTGGGACGCGGGCACCGGCAAGATCGTGCAGACCAAGGCCGAGAAGTTCTCGGTGTGGAGCGGTTCGCTGAACACCGCCGGCGGAATCTCCTGCTACGGCACGCTCGAGGGCTACCTGAAGTGCGTGGATGCCAAGGACATCAACAAGGAGCTCTTCAAGTTCAAGACGCCGTCCGGAATCATCGGCAACGTGTTCACTTATGAGCACAAGGGCAAGCAATACATCGGCGTGTTCTCGGGCATTGGCGGCTGGGCCGGCATCGGCATGGCTGCGGGCATCGACCCCGAGAAGAGCACCGAAGGCCTGGGCGCCGTGGGTGGCTACAAGGAACTGAGCCAGTACACCGAACTGGGCGGCTCGCTCACCGTCTTTGCGCTGCCGAGCAATTGA
- a CDS encoding ABC transporter ATP-binding protein: protein MLRTIDLTKRYGTRTALRSLSLQLAAGQFVALLGPNGAGKSTLFQVLTGMFAADEGEVEVAGHSLRRSATAALRHIGVVFQQMSLDLDLSIRRNLLFQADLHGLPRRLAEERIASACERLNIDADLNRKVRELSGGNRRKVELARAGLHRPAVLLMDEATVGLDPKSRQDLLAALRADVRERGVCVLWATHRVEEAEEADRVLVLHKGSLLADGTPAEVGQLLGGATLEAGFIARTA from the coding sequence ATGCTGCGAACCATCGACTTAACCAAGCGCTATGGCACGCGCACGGCGCTGCGGTCGTTGTCGCTGCAGCTGGCTGCGGGCCAGTTCGTGGCACTGCTCGGCCCCAACGGCGCGGGCAAGTCGACGCTGTTCCAGGTGTTGACGGGCATGTTCGCTGCCGACGAAGGCGAGGTCGAGGTCGCCGGCCATTCGCTGCGCCGCTCGGCCACTGCTGCACTGCGGCATATCGGCGTGGTGTTCCAGCAGATGTCGCTCGACCTGGACCTGAGCATCCGGCGCAACCTGCTGTTCCAGGCCGACCTGCACGGCCTGCCGCGGCGGCTGGCCGAAGAGCGCATTGCTTCGGCCTGCGAACGCCTGAACATCGACGCAGACCTGAACCGCAAGGTGCGCGAACTGTCGGGCGGCAACCGGCGCAAGGTGGAGCTTGCGCGCGCGGGCCTGCACCGGCCGGCCGTGCTGCTGATGGACGAAGCCACCGTGGGGCTCGACCCGAAGTCGCGGCAAGACCTTTTGGCCGCACTGCGCGCCGACGTGCGCGAGCGCGGCGTGTGCGTGCTGTGGGCCACGCACCGGGTCGAAGAAGCCGAAGAGGCCGACCGGGTGCTCGTGCTGCACAAGGGTTCCCTGCTGGCGGACGGCACGCCCGCAGAGGTGGGCCAGCTGCTCGGCGGCGCCACGCTGGAGGCGGGCTTCATCGCGCGCACTGCCTGA